Genomic window (Hydrogenimonas cancrithermarum):
ACTTGATAGTTGGTTGTCTGATCGAGATCCGGTGTTCCTATATAAACGCCGGTTTTATCCTGAAAATAGAGTTCTTTGCCATCGGGAACACGGGAAGATTTTCCGATTCCTGCGAAAATTTTCGTACTTTCATCCATAGAATAGGTTCCAAAAACAAAAGCATTTACGGCAGTATAGTCGTTCGAAGCGGCCGTAGGGTCTTCGTTGCTTACAGAAGTGTCGTCATATCTCAACCCCATTTGAAAATCCATGCTTCCGAAACGTTTGTCATACTCCGCAAAAAGCGCACCGTTTTTGGTTTCGGCATAATTGATACTGTAAATAGGAGTGGGAATACCGTTTTTGACATAGCGCCCATCCCATTTTCTTTTACTGGCATCGATACCATAAGTCAGTATACCTTCCGCAAGATCCATTTTGTTTTTGATTTTACCACCATAGATACGGGAGTTCATCACATTCTCAAATACCGTATTCGTCATAACGGCAGAAACTCTGTAATATGTACCCATCGGATGGTAGACCCATGAGTTGTAAAATTCGAAATCGAGCTCTTTTGAAAAATATCCAAGATTCTTGACAACGTATTTTGCATTGAAAAGGTTGGAATCATCTTTAAGCGCATCCATCGGGGAGTTGGGATACAAAACATCTTCACTACGATTTGCCGTATAGCTAAGTTTCAATTCCTGATTATCTGTAATGTTTGCAAATAATTTCAGCATCGCCGTTTTTTTATTATACGCATCCATATCGTGATAAGGTGTAGAATATTTTCTTCCACCCTGGTCCGGATTGTCCGCGATATAGGCATCGACCTGTTCGGCAAGTGTAAGGCCATCTCCATCTTCATATTGGCCACTGCTTTCCGTGGAGGCTCCGACAAATACACGGAACTTCTCGTTTCCTCCACTTGCCTGAACTCCGATCTTTCTATATCCCCAGCTTCCGATATTCAAGTTTCCTTCACCGTGGAACCCCTGCTCCGGTTCAAGCGTCTCGACCTCGACGAGCCCGCTGAGCGTTCCGAAATTCTCCACATCGTAAGGTCCCTCTTTGACAACGATCTCTTTCACGTTGTTGGCGAGGACATGGGAAAGAGGAGGGTCCATGCGGTTGGGGCAGCCCCCATAAATTTTTCCGCCATCGATCAATACATTGATATCGTCTTTGCGCATACCGCGTATGATAATATCGTTGGCGATACCGCTCCGCCGGATCAACTGAATGTCTGGATCCAATTTGTAAAGTGAATCTGCCAGATCGGCGGAACGAACCTCTTCACCGGCGACATCTTTGACGATCGTCATATCGACCGTCTCTTCGACTTCGATTGTTTCCAGTGCCACATCTTCGGCATACAAAGAGAGTGACGCCGCCAACGAAATAGCACCGATGCTCAAGACTTTTTTCATCATTCGGTTCCTTCAGATAAAGTACCGCTTCAATAAAGGGAGTAGAAGTGGAGTTTTATGAAGCGGTTCTGAAAGGAAATTATAAAACAGTGTTGTTAAGTTAATGTTAACTACAAGAAGCGATGGAAGCGGAGTGCTATCTCCGCTCGATCATTTGAAGGAATTCGCCGAAAACGTATCGGCTCTCATGTGGCCCGGGTGACGCTTCGGGATGGTGTTGTACCGAGATGATCGGGCTCTCTTTGTACCGAACCCCTTCGATCGTCCCGTCGAAGAGATTGGTATGGGTCACGTCGGCGATTTCGGTGATGGAATCGGGAACGTTGTAGTTATGGTTCTGTGCGGTAATCTCGACAACA
Coding sequences:
- a CDS encoding TonB-dependent receptor, with the protein product MMKKVLSIGAISLAASLSLYAEDVALETIEVEETVDMTIVKDVAGEEVRSADLADSLYKLDPDIQLIRRSGIANDIIIRGMRKDDINVLIDGGKIYGGCPNRMDPPLSHVLANNVKEIVVKEGPYDVENFGTLSGLVEVETLEPEQGFHGEGNLNIGSWGYRKIGVQASGGNEKFRVFVGASTESSGQYEDGDGLTLAEQVDAYIADNPDQGGRKYSTPYHDMDAYNKKTAMLKLFANITDNQELKLSYTANRSEDVLYPNSPMDALKDDSNLFNAKYVVKNLGYFSKELDFEFYNSWVYHPMGTYYRVSAVMTNTVFENVMNSRIYGGKIKNKMDLAEGILTYGIDASKRKWDGRYVKNGIPTPIYSINYAETKNGALFAEYDKRFGSMDFQMGLRYDDTSVSNEDPTAASNDYTAVNAFVFGTYSMDESTKIFAGIGKSSRVPDGKELYFQDKTGVYIGTPDLDQTTNYQVDIGIEKDLFDSAHLRLKGFYSKLDNFIAFNKEKTTNKYENVDATLYGVSFDGTYLITEQLYTDFGVAYQRGEKENPLEGQSGMNMPNILPLKANIALGYDYDDSLTMRLSMIAASRWKDVDYENGEQELPGYAVFNFKLRKDVSRHFEITAGIDNILDHTYAITNTYADMILVTGTNDEPMLLNEPGRYYYCNLTYQF